Within Nitrospira sp. MA-1, the genomic segment CAAGCTTTTGCTGCGGGCTGGAAGTTGAGAGGAGACGTTATTCTTTTTGAGAACATAGCAGGGAGTGAAGTTCCCGGACTCGCAAGAGAATTCAGGAATATTCAGAGATTGACCTTCATCCCAGAGTCATACTAGCGTAACACTTATCCCGAAATACTTGGACGGTTCGGGTTGAAGCTGGTGTCTCTTCTACGGTGCATTCAGGGAAAAGGAGGAAATTATGAAAAAAGTGGCGGTGATTCTTTCAGGTTGTGGGTTTTTAGATGGAGCTGAAATTACGGAAGCCATTAGCACGCTCATTGCCATCGGTCAAAACGGAGCTGAATATGAGGTCTTTGCACCCAATAAAGAAGTTGAAGAAACGAACCACCTCACTCAAAAGCCCACCGGACAGAAGCGAAATGTGTTGCAAGAGGCCGCCCGCATTGCTCGTGGCGAGATTCAGTCGTTGGAACAACTCAAAGCAGAGAATTTTGACGCCCTGGCATTTCCGGGAGGTTTCGGAGCCGCGTTGCATCTCTGTGATTTTGGAAAAAAGGGGAGTGGGGGCCAAATTGATCCACAGGTGGCCAGGATCGTGAAAGAGTTTAGCGACAGTCATAAGCCCATCGCGGCCATTTGTATTGCGCCGGCCATCATGGCATTGGCGTTGGGGAAAAAAGGCATTAATGTGACCATCGGAGAAGATGCCGGAACCGCATCCGAATTAGAAAAAACCGGTGCCAAACATCAGAATTGCGCGGTTGAAAAATATGTCGTAGATCATAGCAATAAAGTTATCACCACGCCCGCCTATATGTATGGCTCAGCCAAGCCTCACCAGATTTTTGCCGGTGTCAGTGGTGCGATTGCTGAGTTGATTAAGATGGCATGAGGGCTTGGGTCGAGTCCAGATAAACATTAGGACTCCAGTGCCAATGCAGACGAGAAAGATGGTGAGGAGAATCGAAAAGGGGAAGGCAAGAAGAGAGCACCCGAACAGGGCAATGATGCAAGCCGTGGCCATGAGCTTGGCATTCCGACTGATGCTGCCTTCTTGTTCCCAATTCTGAATCATTGGGCCCAAGAGGGGTTGTTTGAGTAGCTGTGCATGCAGGCGAGGAGAACTTTTGGAGAAGCACCAAGCGGCAAGGAGGATAAAGGGAGTCGTGGGCACGAGTGGAACAAATATTCCTAAAAGCCCCAGACCAAGACTGATCCACCCTCCGACCAGCAGCAGAAGTCTTACAGGCGAGACTGGCATACGAATGAGCCTTACTGGTGATGAGTGGTTTCTTTCGAGGTTTTCGGATAAAGATGTTTTCGGCCTCAAAACATGAAAAATTAAAGGGGATAGCTGCCAAAGGAGGGTGAGTGTCTGGCAACAAAGAGGATCAGGGGCATTCACCAAACACCCAGGAGTTCGCCAATTGCAACATGATTTCAAAACGGTGCGTTTACATCTAAAGGAGGTGAAGATGGGACCGACAAAAGTCATTGCCAAAGCGGGTGCACTCTACGAAGTCAAAACCGACAAACTGGTTCAAGATGGTCTTCCGACACGAACGGAGCAAGAAAGTTATGCGGCACAGCATTACATTGCTCTGCCCGTTATTGATAAGGCCGGGAAGCAATGGGTGCTTGAGGGGCAACCGGTGTTTTGCCTTCACGGAACGCAATATGAAACGGTCGACGATCAAAAAGTTCATTTAGCCCGATGCCCCGATTGCGGGGGAATGGGGATTCGAGATGATGAACCGTTAGTGGAATCGGATTGTATCCGATGTGTCCAATGCGGGCATGAATTTGATACCCGGCTGGAAATGATGGAAACCTGAGAGTGTAAAGGCATTCCTGTCTTTCCAGACTTGAGCAGCGGCGTTGTTTGGGGGAAAGCGCTCAGGTTGTTGAGGCCGTGTTTTCGATTGTACCCCGGCCGGGCAAAAACTGTTGGACAGAAAAGTCGAGAATGTGTGGCTTGAAGGTAGGGGCAGGCCCGATTCTTCGTGGGAGGCGATGAAGGTGCCTCCCACAAAGAGATGAGCAATCAGTTTGAGAGGAAGCCTGACGGTGTCCTCTTCTACTATTTGCTGGTTGTTTCGGCGGCTTTGGGACCTACCGAAGGCATGAGAGGAAGCTTCTCGGCTTCATCACTCACTTCAAGAAGAGCAATGGCGCCGGTGAGCGCATCTTTCAGTGAGTGGGTCACTATCGGATAGACGCCTTTTTGTTCTACGACGACATCCAGAATGGCACCATCTGCCGCACCGATCACCTGGGTCTGGACCCCTTGCATGCGGTTAGCTGGATTTCCGCTGGCCCATACATCGTCCCAGATTTCCGCAATCGGATGAAGTGAAGAGAAATTATTCGGGCCGATGTTGACAAAATAAAACCGTACTCGCTCCCCCGGCTTGGCGGTGAGGAATTCTCCTCCTTTTGTGGCATGAACAGGGTCATACTTAAATATCCCCCCGTTGAACACGACATGGTCATTTTTTGCGTCCATCATTGCCTGGACGTCATCAGGATCTTTCGTAAATAACTCTGATTGCACCAGCACATATTCCCGGTCAGCCTTTGGCATCGCAGCGGGATCTTTCGGGTCAACAATGACGGCGCCGAACATGCCGCGGGCGATATGTTGGATCATTGGAAACGCACCGCAGTGGTAGGCAAAGACTCCTGGCCGTTTAGCCTCCCAAGTATATTCCAGCGACTCGCCAGGGTTCACATCGCGATAATTGGCGAGGAAATCCGTTTCAGCCGCATGAAAGTCCATGGAATGGGGGCGACTATTATTTTCATGGTTTTTGAGGATGAAATGGACCTGGTCACCTTCGGTCACGCGTACGACGGGACCTGGAACCTGTCCGTTAAAGGTCCATGCTTTATAGGTGGTGCCTTTGCCGTCAATGACCACTTCCGTTTCCACTGCGGTCAATTCCACTGTGACTTTCTTGGCCTCGACTTGTGAGACAAAGGTAGAAACACTCCCAGTCATGGCTAAAAGCGCAATGGCCAATCCCATCCGGCCTGAATGTCGATTTTTCATTCTTTAATCCTTTCATACGAACATAAATATGATGATTGAAGATGATGTCTGCCTATCTATGCCCATAGATGCAACACCATATGTATAGTCTTTATAGCAGATTATGTGCCACTCATGAAAAATTCATAAGTTATTGATTTATAAGTTTTTAGTTTGATTAATTTAAATTTTTATTCAACAATAATTTGTTGCATAGCAATATTTTGCTGAACAACAACATAATATTGTTGTTTAATATGATTATTGCTGCGTTATCTTTCAACATTTCAGTAGCCCGGTTATAGATGAAAGAGACCTACAACCGGATAAGGACCAACGAGTCAATGAACAATGGAAAAGACAATTACATAGCAGAAATGCGGTTTCGGGCCGTTGCCCAGTCGTCTCACGATGCCATTATTATCGCGGATCAATCAGGGACCATCCTGTTCTGGAACAAGGGGGCCAAAGACATCTTCGGCTATGACAGTGAGGAGACCGTCGGCCAACCTCTTACCATGCTTATGCCAGATCGATACCGGCTGGCGCATCAAGCCGGGCTTGAGCGATACAGCAAGAGGGGGGAGACGCGAATTCTTGGAGAGACTGTGGAACTGAGTGGTCTGCGCAGAACCGGCGAGGAATTCCCCCTCGAACTCACGCTTTCGGCCTGGGAAGAAGAGCGTCGGCTTTTTTTCAGCGGAATCATTCGAGATATCTCTCAGCGAAAAGAAGCCGAAGAAGCCCTTCAGCAATCGGAAGAAAAATATCGTGCCATTTTCAATCAAGCGGTAGAAGGGATCTACCAGGCGACACCTGCCGGTGTTTTCCTCAATGCCAATGTCGCCCTGAGCTATTTATTGGGATACGACTCCCCCCAAATATTAATGGAAGCCGTCAAAGATATCGGTCGCCAACTATATGTGGAGCCAAGAAAACGGGAGGAATTTTGTCGGTTGCTGGAGCATAAGGATGTCATCACGGATTTTGAGTCGCAGGTCTATCGGGCGGACGGGACACCAATCTGGATTTCAGAAAATGCCAGGGTAATCCGCAATGCGGAAGGAGCTGTGCAGTGGTACCAAGGATTCCTAGTTGATATTAGCGGACGAAAACAGGCCGAAGAACTCTTGGAGCGGCAAAACCGGTTGCAAGCAGAAAACCGGTACTTGCAGGAAGAAGTGCTCGAAGCCGGGGCCTTCGGGGATCTCGTGGGACAAAGCCCGGCTCTGCACAATGTGATCCGTCAAATAGATCTTGTGGCACCAACGGAGGCCACCGTGTTGATTCTCGGTGAATCCGGAACCGGTAAGGAATTGGTTGCCAGGGAAATTCACAAACGGAGTCAACGGAAAGACCAACCGTTAATCCGAGTGAATTGTGCCTCAATTCCTCGGGAGCTGTTTGAAAGTGAATTTTTCGGCCACGTGAAGGGAGCCTTCACCGGAGCGGTCAAAGATCGGGCCGGGCGATTTGGAGCTGCAGATGGGGGCACCTTGTTCCTCGACGAGGTTGGGGAGATTCCCTTGGATCTTCAAGGAAAATTCCTGAGGGTCTTGCAGGAGCAACAATATGAACGTGTGGGAGAGGAACGCACCAGACATGTCGATGTCAGAGTGATTGCCGCGACCAACAAGAATTTAAAACAGGAGGTGGAGACCGGTGGATTCCGGCAGGACCTGTATTTTCGGCTTAATGTCTTCCCTCTTGAAATGACTCCCCTCCGCGAACGAAAGGAAGATATTCCGCTCTTAGCCGAGTATCTTCTCGGAGTGACATCCAAAAAGCTACACTGTGTGCAACCAAGACTGACGGAAGCATTGGTGGGGCAATTACAACGATATAACTGGCCGGGAAATGTTCGAGAGTTACAGAATGTCATTGAACGAGGTCTGATCCTTTCCGGACAGCAGGGATTGTCATTCGATATTCCTCAATCGGGAGAAGGGCGATCCTCCTCACAGCACCGGGAGCCCAAGGCTTCGGCCAGAGTCTTGAGCGTGGTGCCCGAACAAGAAATGCGGCGTCGGGAACGGGACAATACCCTGGCGGCTCTTCAGGAAGCGGATTGGAAGATTTATGGGAAAGGCGGCGCAGCCGAACGACTCGGAATTAAACCCACCACACTGGTGGCCCGCATCAAAAAAATGGGGATTGTGAAGGGAGGGTAAACGTCTTTGGTGAATAGAAGAAAAGAGGTGAGGCATAGTGGTAAAGCCTCACCCCTATTTCCTGATTTGGGTTGATCTCGCTCATTGGTCATACATTCGGAGCGGTCGGAGCACCTGAGAAAAGTATTGCGGAACCAATACATGAATCCTTTCACCCTGTATCTTATGATTGGTGGGGGCGGTATGGCCGCTTTGGTGATGGGCATTTTCCTTCCGGGTGTCTGGCCAGGGTTGCGCTGGTCCCATGAGCCCCTCCATTCCACATTGGAAACGGTCGGCGGATTGGCCGCCATTTCCATGGGAATTGTGTTGCTACAAAGGACCACTGAACACACCAATCAGAAGTTTTATCCCATCGCAGGTGGTTTTCTCGGCATGGGCATTCTTGAAGCCTTTCACGCGCTATCGATACCGGGGAATGGATTTGTCTTGTTGCGGGGCAGTGCAAGCTTGTTGGGAGGTGTGGGTTTCGGGCTGATGTGGCTCTCTGCAAAGCGAAAACATCATACGACGATTAAATGGATGCCGTGGGTGATGACTGGCGGAGCCCTTGCCCTCGGCTTATGGACGATTGGATTTCCGCAATATGTACCGGTGATGGTTCGTGAAGGGGCATTCACGCCAGCCGCAGTTGCTCCCAAAAGTTTTGCGAGCATGTTGTTTTTTGCCGGATCGCTTCGCTTCTTTCTGGATTACCGAAACTCGGGTCGATCGGAAGATTTCCTTTTTGCCTCATTGGCTCTCATGTTCGGCCTTGCGGAATTGATGTTTACCTATTCCGTGATCTGGGGCAGTCGATGGTGGTTTTGGCATTTCCTGCGGTTGATGGCGTATTTTTTAGTCCTGGGGTATGTCGGGC encodes:
- the elbB gene encoding isoprenoid biosynthesis glyoxalase ElbB, whose protein sequence is MKKVAVILSGCGFLDGAEITEAISTLIAIGQNGAEYEVFAPNKEVEETNHLTQKPTGQKRNVLQEAARIARGEIQSLEQLKAENFDALAFPGGFGAALHLCDFGKKGSGGQIDPQVARIVKEFSDSHKPIAAICIAPAIMALALGKKGINVTIGEDAGTASELEKTGAKHQNCAVEKYVVDHSNKVITTPAYMYGSAKPHQIFAGVSGAIAELIKMA
- a CDS encoding YbaN family protein — its product is MPVSPVRLLLLVGGWISLGLGLLGIFVPLVPTTPFILLAAWCFSKSSPRLHAQLLKQPLLGPMIQNWEQEGSISRNAKLMATACIIALFGCSLLAFPFSILLTIFLVCIGTGVLMFIWTRPKPSCHLNQLSNRTTDTGKNLVRLG
- a CDS encoding multicopper oxidase domain-containing protein, which encodes MKNRHSGRMGLAIALLAMTGSVSTFVSQVEAKKVTVELTAVETEVVIDGKGTTYKAWTFNGQVPGPVVRVTEGDQVHFILKNHENNSRPHSMDFHAAETDFLANYRDVNPGESLEYTWEAKRPGVFAYHCGAFPMIQHIARGMFGAVIVDPKDPAAMPKADREYVLVQSELFTKDPDDVQAMMDAKNDHVVFNGGIFKYDPVHATKGGEFLTAKPGERVRFYFVNIGPNNFSSLHPIAEIWDDVWASGNPANRMQGVQTQVIGAADGAILDVVVEQKGVYPIVTHSLKDALTGAIALLEVSDEAEKLPLMPSVGPKAAETTSK
- a CDS encoding sigma 54-interacting transcriptional regulator, with translation MNNGKDNYIAEMRFRAVAQSSHDAIIIADQSGTILFWNKGAKDIFGYDSEETVGQPLTMLMPDRYRLAHQAGLERYSKRGETRILGETVELSGLRRTGEEFPLELTLSAWEEERRLFFSGIIRDISQRKEAEEALQQSEEKYRAIFNQAVEGIYQATPAGVFLNANVALSYLLGYDSPQILMEAVKDIGRQLYVEPRKREEFCRLLEHKDVITDFESQVYRADGTPIWISENARVIRNAEGAVQWYQGFLVDISGRKQAEELLERQNRLQAENRYLQEEVLEAGAFGDLVGQSPALHNVIRQIDLVAPTEATVLILGESGTGKELVAREIHKRSQRKDQPLIRVNCASIPRELFESEFFGHVKGAFTGAVKDRAGRFGAADGGTLFLDEVGEIPLDLQGKFLRVLQEQQYERVGEERTRHVDVRVIAATNKNLKQEVETGGFRQDLYFRLNVFPLEMTPLRERKEDIPLLAEYLLGVTSKKLHCVQPRLTEALVGQLQRYNWPGNVRELQNVIERGLILSGQQGLSFDIPQSGEGRSSSQHREPKASARVLSVVPEQEMRRRERDNTLAALQEADWKIYGKGGAAERLGIKPTTLVARIKKMGIVKGG